One segment of Pyrococcus sp. ST04 DNA contains the following:
- a CDS encoding Na+/H+ antiporter NhaC family protein, whose product MSDFGVLSLLPPLVAIVLAIWTKRVVFALFAGVWTGGVMAAGWNPITGTIKTFEWVINNVTDSWNATILVFDFLIGAGVGLIYKSGGVHAVANAITKRIKTSRDASLLGWLLGVLVFFDDYTNTIIVGNTMRPITDKMRVSREMLAYIDDSTAAPVAGIAIVSTWIGYELGLIKEAFSKLNITMGEYYAWLHSVPYRFYSIFAIILVFIVAYTHRHYGAMLKAEMRARTTGKVVRDGAKPLMATESDLGTPKIEKGSIHFFVWPILALVFVTLYGLYYTGKSACEGTCGMMDILGNADSATSLLWGSFAMVIVALALVLFTKTMTVEEAENAIIQGMKQMMMATVILVLAWSIKSATEAVGTADYVVRLAESAKVPAGVIPIIIFLTAMFISFTTGTSWGTFGILMPIAIPLAYKLAPHDPHVLFASIGAVFAGGIFGDHCSPISDTTIMSSMFSGSDHIDHVTTQIPYAVTAASVGIVLYILFAVGIRSPVVLLPIGLVLLVLAWYFLSEWYGKKYGIPHGRVPIYPTEISE is encoded by the coding sequence ATGAGTGATTTTGGTGTGTTATCCCTGTTGCCACCTCTAGTTGCTATAGTACTTGCAATATGGACTAAAAGGGTTGTCTTTGCTCTATTTGCAGGTGTTTGGACTGGAGGAGTCATGGCAGCAGGATGGAACCCAATAACTGGAACTATCAAAACGTTCGAATGGGTTATAAACAACGTTACCGACAGTTGGAATGCAACAATACTCGTATTCGACTTCCTCATCGGTGCTGGCGTTGGGCTGATTTATAAGTCAGGAGGAGTTCACGCAGTTGCTAACGCAATAACAAAGAGAATAAAAACAAGTAGGGATGCTTCATTGCTAGGATGGCTTCTTGGAGTGCTCGTGTTCTTTGATGACTATACGAACACGATTATAGTGGGTAACACGATGAGGCCTATAACGGACAAGATGAGGGTTTCCAGAGAGATGCTCGCCTATATAGACGACTCAACAGCAGCCCCAGTAGCGGGTATAGCTATAGTATCAACGTGGATTGGATACGAGCTCGGTCTTATTAAGGAGGCCTTCTCAAAGCTCAACATTACGATGGGAGAGTACTATGCCTGGCTCCACAGTGTTCCCTATAGGTTCTACTCAATATTCGCAATAATTCTCGTGTTCATAGTAGCATACACACACAGGCACTATGGTGCAATGCTGAAGGCCGAGATGAGAGCAAGAACTACAGGAAAAGTCGTGAGAGATGGAGCAAAACCACTCATGGCAACGGAGAGCGATCTTGGAACTCCAAAAATCGAGAAAGGTAGCATTCACTTCTTCGTATGGCCAATACTCGCCCTAGTTTTCGTGACCCTATATGGTCTCTACTACACTGGTAAATCAGCATGTGAAGGAACATGTGGCATGATGGACATTTTGGGTAATGCAGATTCAGCTACATCTCTGCTCTGGGGTTCATTTGCAATGGTGATAGTTGCCCTGGCACTAGTACTCTTCACAAAGACAATGACAGTAGAAGAAGCCGAGAATGCAATAATTCAGGGAATGAAGCAGATGATGATGGCAACTGTTATTTTAGTTCTAGCATGGAGCATTAAGAGTGCAACCGAGGCAGTTGGAACTGCCGACTATGTTGTAAGGCTTGCGGAGAGTGCAAAGGTCCCAGCGGGGGTTATTCCAATAATAATATTCCTAACAGCAATGTTCATCTCATTCACGACGGGAACAAGCTGGGGAACCTTCGGAATTTTAATGCCGATAGCAATACCACTTGCCTATAAACTCGCTCCTCACGACCCACACGTTCTCTTCGCCAGCATAGGCGCTGTCTTCGCTGGAGGTATCTTCGGAGACCACTGCTCTCCAATTAGCGATACAACGATAATGAGTTCGATGTTCTCAGGTTCTGACCACATAGACCACGTCACAACCCAGATACCATACGCCGTAACGGCGGCAAGTGTTGGTATAGTTCTATACATCCTCTTCGCAGTCGGAATAAGAAGTCCAGTGGTGCTTCTCCCAATAGGCCTAGTTCTCTTAGTCTTAGCATGGTACTTCCTCAGCGAATGGTATGGGAAGAAGTACGGCATACCCCACGGAAGAGTTCCAATTTACCCAACTGAAATTTCTGAGTGA